The following are encoded in a window of Castanea sativa cultivar Marrone di Chiusa Pesio chromosome 5, ASM4071231v1 genomic DNA:
- the LOC142635887 gene encoding cysteine proteinase inhibitor 1-like, with product MKAQKYCFHLFLLTLLILPIYATDIEGKPDVRDKNGWKKIKNIKDPYVKGIADFALFESNKRSNFNLLFEGVLRGQTRDSNGTYYRLVVAAKNGAHTRNYRAVVFEQPWADLRKLIYLTAFNKH from the coding sequence atgaAAGCCCAGAAGTACTGCTTTCACCTATTCCTTCTTACCCTTCTCATCCTTCCAATTTACGCAACAGACATTGAAGGCAAACCTGATGTTCGTGATAAGAATGGCTGGAAGAAGATAAAGAACATCAAAGACCCTTACGTGAAGGGGATTGCAGATTTCGCGCTGTTCGAGTCCAACAAGAGGTCAAATTTTAATTTGCTGTTCGAAGGAGTGTTGAGGGGCCAGACCCGAGACTCAAACGGGACCTATTACCGGCTTGTCGTGGCGGCTAAGAATGGTGCACACACCAGAAACTACCGAGCTGTTGTGTTTGAACAGCCTTGGGCAGATTTAAGGAAACTTATCTACTTAACTGCATTTAACAAGCATTGA